CTGGAATCCGAGGATCTTTGCTTCATTCAGGGAGAGGGGCAGGAAGGTGGGTTGTTTGTTCATGCGTGGGTCTCGATATTGTATCTGGATGGTAATTGGGTTTAGAATGATAAAATGATATTTAATGTTGGTCAGAATAAACTATCTGGCGTCATCAGACTTCAGTAACCATTTCCAGATGGGTTTTATACATATATTTTTATCATCCAGTTCTAAAGATCCTTCTTCTTCTAAAGTGAGAATATATCCTTCTTTTACGTCATATTTCTTCATAGCATCCATTAATCCTGCGATTTCTCGTTGTTTTGTGACCGGATTGTCCAATTTTTGAGATACCTGGATTGCCTGTGTTATTTTTAGATTTTCTTTAATGACAAGATCACATTCATTTTTTCCCAAATGATAATATATCTCATCATATCTTCTTTTAAGCTCAAGGAATACTAAATTTTCAAGTCGTTTTCCTGTATTTTCCGAGAAATTAAAAGAAACAGTTTTTAGAAAACTATTATCTCCCACATATATTTTAGATGAAGACACTTTTTGTTTTTTAATCGAATAATCAAATCTGCCAACCTGGTATACCAAAAATACGTTCTGGAAATAATCAATATAATTTTTAATTGTACTCAGACTTTTAATTCCACATACTTTTTTTAATGTTGAATAGGAATATATTCCGCCAATATTTGAGAACAAAAACAGAATCAGGTCTTTTAATTCCTTAACCTCTCTTACTTTATATCTGTTCAATATATCCTTGTTTAAAATATCTTCAAAATATTGTCTGGACAATTGTATATCATCGTTTTTCAGGATAAGGGGAAAACCTCCATTGTTAAAATACTCTAAAAATGAGGTATATACTTTCGTTGTTTGGGAACTTGTCAGGTGTTCAAGGTTTACGGATTCAATCTCTTTAAGCCTGAGATATTCTTTAAATGAAAAGGGAAATAATTTAAT
The ANME-2 cluster archaeon genome window above contains:
- a CDS encoding ATP-binding protein yields the protein GNEIIVISGIRRCGKSSLLKLISQKVEGTKVFIDFDDIRFINFNPDNFLEIQDIVLELFGEHENVVYFLDEVQNVTFWEKWVNNLYSQGTKVFVTGSNSNLLSSEISTYLTGRNKVIKLFPFSFKEYLRLKEIESVNLEHLTSSQTTKVYTSFLEYFNNGGFPLILKNDDIQLSRQYFEDILNKDILNRYKVREVKELKDLILFLFSNIGGIYSYSTLKKVCGIKSLSTIKNYIDYFQNVFLVYQVGRFDYSIKKQKVSSSKIYVGDNSFLKTVSFNFSENTGKRLENLVFLELKRRYDEIYYHLGKNECDLVIKENLKITQAIQVSQKLDNPVTKQREIAGLMDAMKKYDVKEGYILTLEEEGSLELDDKNICIKPIWKWLLKSDDAR